DNA sequence from the Chryseobacterium turcicum genome:
GCAAGATTCTTTGCAACCTTTAGCCAAAAACACTAAAATTATTCCATTTGAAGCGGTTGATATTTATGGAAAAGAATTTTCATTTAAAACAAATCAAGAAAAGAAAAAACTGTTGCTTTTTTCTTCGACCAATTGTGGCTATTCAAAAATAATTTCTGATTATATTTTAAGCTCAGGTTTTAAGCTAAATCCTCAGATTGAACTCATCAATATTTTTGGTTCTGATTCTAAACCCAATGCTACAAAATATTATGTAAACAAAGATGTAAAATTCACAGTGCTTGCCGACCGAAAAGATCTTGAAAAACAATTTGGCATCAATGGCTATCCTATTCTTTATTTCGTTGATGAAAACGGAATGATTACAGAAACTCTCGATGGTTCTTCGCAAATCTTACCATTTCTGAAAAGCTTAACGAGTAAATAAAAAATTAAAATGATGTTAAAATTTTCACTAAATTGGGATAGACTTTTAACACATGAAATCATTTCTCACTTTTCTGTTTATTTTCAGCGTTTTCGCACTGTTTTCGGGGCAAAATAAAGAGCTTACCGATAAACATCAATACGTTTCAGATTCTACTTTGATGAAAAATAATTACAATTCAGAAATAGAAACTAAAAAATTGAAAGAAAACGAAACCCATCCCGAATCTGAAAAAGTGATTGCAAAAAAAATCATTATCGTGAATGCGATTGATAGAATACTAAATTATAAAGTCAACCGTGTTTGGAGAGAAGATTTATACTGTTTGGTTTGCAAAAAAAACTATGCTTCTCGAGAAATTGCGTAAAAAATTCTTAAAAAAATTTTCTATTTAAAAAGTCATTAAACTCCAATTATATTCATTTTAATTATGAAATTATTTTTAAACCTTCTTTTCCTATTTTGCTTTGTTTTATTTTCAGCTCAAAGTAAACAATTTACTTATGAGTATCAATTCATCTCAGATTCTACTGATCAAAAAAATATGAGTAAAGAAATCATGATTTTGAATGTTGGTAAGGAAAAGTCATATTATTACAGTTTAGACAAATATATATCAGACTCTACCATCAATGCAGAGAGTAAAAAAGGGATGATGGTAATGCCTCTTCTATACACTATTTCTGAAATAGATATTAAAGATTTGACCAATAAAAAAGTTTCTTTTGAAACTAAAGTGGGTGATTCTAAATATCTTGTCGATCAAAATGTAAATTTAAAATGGATTTTATCTAATGAATTTGGCGAAATTTTAAACTACAAAGTGCAAAAAGCAACTACAGAATTTGGAGGCAGAAAATGGATTGCGTGGTTTGCCAAAGACATCCCAATTCACGATGGACCCTATAAGTTTCACGGTTTACCCGGATTGATTCTTACAATGGAGGACACAACTTCAAGCCATAAATTTATTTTAAAAGGCATTAAAAATATTCAAAATACTTTCGAATACCCTCATCGTAAAGATGAATCTCG
Encoded proteins:
- a CDS encoding GLPGLI family protein, whose amino-acid sequence is MKLFLNLLFLFCFVLFSAQSKQFTYEYQFISDSTDQKNMSKEIMILNVGKEKSYYYSLDKYISDSTINAESKKGMMVMPLLYTISEIDIKDLTNKKVSFETKVGDSKYLVDQNVNLKWILSNEFGEILNYKVQKATTEFGGRKWIAWFAKDIPIHDGPYKFHGLPGLILTMEDTTSSHKFILKGIKNIQNTFEYPHRKDESRNAKISYEAYIKTYLQYRADPTAYLVGRIPDQRDSEGNFRTGEQIIREQKKFMLEQISKDNNIIEIDILKNNRK